The following coding sequences lie in one Pseudomonas svalbardensis genomic window:
- the hemN gene encoding oxygen-independent coproporphyrinogen III oxidase: MLDAIRWDTDLIRRYDLAGPRYTSYPTAVQFDGQVGTFDLFHALRDSRKALRPLSLYVHVPFCANICYYCACNKVITKDRGRAQPYLQRLEQEIQLIACHLDPAQKVEQLHFGGGTPTFLSHDELRQLMAQLRKSFNLLDDNSGDYGIEIDPREADWSTMGLLRELGFNRVSIGLQDLDPAVQRAVNRLQSLEDTRAVIDAARTLQFRSINIDLIYGLPRQTPENFARTVDEVINLQPDRLSVFNYAHLPERFMPQRRINSDELPTPAQKLEMLQGTIEQLTQAGYRYIGMDHFALPDDELAIAQEESTLQRNFQGYTTHGHCDLIGLGVSAISQIGDLYCQNSSDLNQYQNTLASAQLATSRGLLCNADDRLRRAVIQQLICNFSLEFAEIEQAFNIDFQGYFGELWPQLQEMGEDGLIELDNERITVLPAGRLLVRSVCMVFDAYLEKQNRQRFSRVI; the protein is encoded by the coding sequence ATGCTCGACGCCATTCGTTGGGACACCGATCTGATCCGCCGTTACGACCTGGCGGGACCGCGCTACACCTCCTACCCGACCGCGGTGCAATTCGACGGTCAGGTCGGCACGTTTGACCTGTTCCACGCCCTGCGCGACAGCCGTAAAGCCCTGCGACCGTTATCGCTGTATGTGCACGTGCCGTTCTGCGCGAACATTTGCTACTACTGCGCCTGCAATAAAGTCATCACCAAGGACCGCGGCCGGGCCCAGCCCTATTTGCAGCGACTTGAGCAGGAAATCCAGCTGATTGCCTGCCACCTCGACCCCGCGCAAAAAGTCGAGCAACTGCATTTCGGCGGCGGCACCCCGACCTTTCTCAGTCACGATGAACTGCGCCAGTTGATGGCCCAGTTGCGCAAAAGCTTCAACTTGCTGGACGACAATTCCGGCGACTACGGCATCGAAATCGACCCTCGCGAAGCCGACTGGTCGACCATGGGCCTGCTCCGTGAACTAGGCTTCAATCGGGTCAGTATCGGCCTGCAAGACCTCGATCCGGCAGTGCAACGGGCAGTCAATCGCCTGCAAAGCCTGGAAGACACCCGCGCGGTGATCGACGCTGCCCGCACGCTGCAGTTTCGCTCGATCAACATTGACCTGATCTACGGCTTGCCGAGGCAGACACCCGAGAATTTCGCCCGTACCGTCGATGAAGTGATCAACCTGCAACCGGACCGCCTCTCGGTGTTCAACTACGCGCACCTGCCGGAACGCTTCATGCCGCAACGGCGAATCAACAGCGACGAGCTACCGACACCGGCGCAAAAACTGGAAATGCTCCAGGGCACCATCGAACAGCTGACCCAGGCCGGTTACCGCTACATCGGCATGGACCACTTCGCGCTGCCCGACGATGAACTGGCGATTGCTCAGGAAGAATCGACCCTGCAACGCAACTTCCAGGGCTACACCACCCACGGTCATTGCGACCTGATTGGCCTGGGCGTGTCGGCCATCAGCCAGATCGGCGACTTATATTGCCAGAACAGCAGCGACCTCAATCAGTACCAGAACACGCTGGCCAGCGCGCAGCTGGCCACCAGCCGTGGTCTGCTGTGCAACGCCGATGACCGCCTGCGACGTGCGGTCATCCAACAACTGATCTGTAATTTCAGCCTGGAATTCGCCGAGATCGAACAGGCCTTCAACATCGACTTTCAGGGTTACTTCGGCGAACTCTGGCCACAGTTGCAGGAAATGGGCGAAGACGGCCTGATCGAACTTGATAACGAACGGATCACCGTACTGCCCGCCGGACGATTGCTGGTGCGTTCGGTGTGCATGGTGTTCGACGCATACCTGGAAAAGCAAAATCGCCAGCGGTTTTCGCGTGTGATCTAG
- a CDS encoding adenine phosphoribosyltransferase, with the protein MVFDSFDIKSLIRPVIDFPKPGVIFRDITPLFQSPKALRLVMDSFAHRYVEADFTHIGAMDARGFLIGSVLAYQLNKPLVLFRKQGKLPADVLAEGYATEYGEAFLEVHADSLCEGDSVVMFDDLIATGGTLIAAANLVRRMGARVHEAAAIIDLPELGGSQRLEDMGIPTFCLTQFALSDK; encoded by the coding sequence ATGGTCTTCGACTCCTTCGACATCAAATCCCTCATCCGCCCTGTGATCGACTTTCCCAAGCCGGGCGTGATCTTTCGCGACATTACCCCGCTGTTCCAGTCGCCCAAGGCCCTGCGCCTGGTGATGGACAGCTTCGCCCACCGTTATGTCGAGGCTGACTTCACCCACATCGGTGCGATGGACGCTCGCGGCTTTCTGATCGGTTCGGTCCTGGCCTATCAGCTGAACAAGCCGCTGGTGCTGTTCCGCAAGCAAGGCAAACTGCCGGCCGACGTGCTGGCCGAGGGTTATGCGACCGAATACGGCGAAGCCTTCCTCGAAGTCCACGCCGACAGCCTGTGCGAGGGCGATTCGGTGGTGATGTTCGATGACCTGATCGCCACGGGCGGGACGCTGATTGCGGCGGCGAACCTGGTTCGACGCATGGGTGCCCGGGTTCATGAAGCGGCGGCGATCATTGATTTGCCAGAGCTGGGCGGATCGCAGCGTCTGGAAGATATGGGGATTCCGACGTTTTGCCTGACGCAGTTTGCGTTGTCTGATAAGTAA
- the ccoS gene encoding cbb3-type cytochrome oxidase assembly protein CcoS encodes MPALYVMIPAALLIVAIAIYIFFWAVDSGQYDDLDGPAHSILFDDQDPNHKAAVDEASGHPAKPDDKAPPHA; translated from the coding sequence ATGCCAGCTCTCTACGTGATGATCCCGGCCGCGCTGCTGATCGTGGCCATCGCTATTTACATCTTCTTCTGGGCAGTCGACAGCGGTCAGTACGACGACCTCGACGGTCCGGCCCACAGCATTCTGTTTGACGACCAGGACCCGAACCACAAGGCTGCGGTCGACGAAGCCAGCGGCCATCCGGCCAAACCGGACGACAAGGCGCCACCCCATGCTTGA
- the fnr gene encoding fumarate/nitrate reduction transcriptional regulator Fnr produces MSEPVKLRAHSQAHCKDCSLAPLCLPLSLNLEDMDALDEIVKRGRPLKKGEFLFRQGDTFDSVYAVRSGALKTFSLSDGGEEQLTGFHLPSELVGLSGMDTEKHPVSAQAMETTSVCEIPFERLDELALQLPQLRRQLMRVMSREIRDDQQMMLLLSKKTADERIATFLVNLSARFRARGFSANQFRLSMSRNEIGNYLGLAVETVSRVFTRFQQNELIAAEGKEIHILDPIQLCALAGGSLDG; encoded by the coding sequence ATGTCCGAGCCAGTAAAGCTGCGCGCTCATAGTCAGGCCCATTGCAAGGATTGCAGCCTGGCCCCCCTCTGCTTGCCACTTTCTTTGAATCTGGAAGACATGGATGCGCTGGACGAAATCGTTAAACGTGGCCGCCCGCTGAAAAAGGGCGAATTCCTGTTCCGCCAGGGCGACACCTTCGATTCCGTTTATGCAGTACGCTCTGGCGCCCTGAAGACCTTCAGCCTGAGCGATGGCGGCGAAGAACAACTCACCGGTTTCCACCTGCCGAGCGAACTGGTCGGCCTGTCGGGCATGGACACCGAAAAACACCCGGTCTCGGCGCAAGCCATGGAAACCACATCGGTGTGTGAAATCCCTTTCGAACGCCTCGACGAACTGGCGCTGCAACTGCCGCAACTGCGCCGTCAGTTGATGCGCGTGATGAGTCGCGAGATTCGCGACGATCAGCAAATGATGTTGCTGCTGTCGAAGAAAACCGCCGACGAGCGGATCGCCACGTTCCTGGTCAACCTGTCGGCCCGTTTCCGCGCCCGGGGGTTCTCGGCCAACCAGTTCCGACTGAGCATGTCGCGCAACGAAATCGGCAATTACCTGGGCCTGGCGGTGGAAACCGTGTCCCGGGTGTTCACGCGCTTCCAGCAAAACGAACTGATCGCCGCCGAAGGCAAGGAAATCCATATCCTCGACCCGATCCAGCTCTGCGCCCTGGCCGGCGGCTCGCTAGACGGCTGA
- a CDS encoding sulfite exporter TauE/SafE family protein, producing the protein MLELAPLLVSAVILGLLGGGHCLGMCGGLMGALTLAIPKEQRSRRFRLLLAYNLGRILSYATAGLLIGLAGWAVANSPAAMFMRIIAGLLLVAMGLYLAGWWSGLTRIESLGRGLWRHIQPVANKLLPVSSVPRALLLGALWGWLPCGLVYSTLLWSASQGNALDSALLMLAFGLGTWPVLLATGLAAERVTALLRKRSVRMTGGLLVILFGIWTLPGPHQHWLMGH; encoded by the coding sequence ATGCTTGAGTTGGCGCCGCTGCTGGTGTCTGCGGTGATTCTCGGTCTGCTCGGTGGCGGGCATTGCCTGGGCATGTGCGGCGGCTTGATGGGCGCGTTGACCCTGGCGATTCCCAAGGAACAACGCAGCCGACGCTTTCGACTGCTGCTGGCCTACAACCTGGGGCGAATTCTCAGCTATGCAACGGCCGGCCTGCTGATCGGCCTGGCCGGTTGGGCGGTGGCCAACAGCCCGGCAGCGATGTTCATGCGCATCATCGCCGGATTGCTGTTGGTCGCCATGGGCCTGTACCTCGCCGGTTGGTGGAGCGGCCTGACCCGCATCGAAAGCCTCGGCCGCGGCCTGTGGCGGCATATCCAGCCGGTTGCCAATAAACTGCTGCCGGTGTCGAGCGTACCCCGTGCGTTGCTGCTGGGCGCGCTTTGGGGCTGGCTGCCGTGCGGGTTGGTTTACAGCACGTTGCTGTGGTCGGCGAGTCAGGGCAATGCGCTGGACAGTGCGCTCTTGATGCTCGCGTTCGGGTTGGGCACCTGGCCGGTATTGCTCGCCACGGGCTTGGCGGCTGAGCGGGTCACGGCGTTGTTGCGCAAACGTAGCGTGCGGATGACGGGGGGATTACTGGTGATCCTGTTCGGCATATGGACCTTGCCGGGGCCACATCAGCATTGGCTCATGGGGCATTAG
- a CDS encoding acyl-CoA dehydrogenase family protein — MPAFQEYFDPSHQLVRDSVRRFVEREILPDIDQWEEAESFPRELYLKAGAAGILGIGYPEALGGSHEGDLFAKVAASEELMRCGSGGVVAGLGSLDIGLPPILKWARPEVRDRVVPQVLAGEKISALAVTEPSGGSDVANLQTRAVRDGDFYRVCGSKTFITSGVRADFYTVAVRTGAPGFGGISLLLIEKGTPGFTVGRQLKKMGWWASDTAELFFDDCRVPVGNLIGAENMGFACIMGNFQSERLALALMANMTAQLALEESLKWAHQREAFGKPIGKFQVLKHRLAEMATALEVSREFTYRQAAKMAAGQSVIKEISMAKNFATDTADRITTDAVQILGGLGYMRESLVERLYRDNRILSIGGGTREVMNEIISKQMGL, encoded by the coding sequence ATGCCTGCCTTTCAGGAATACTTCGACCCCAGCCACCAATTGGTTCGCGACAGCGTCAGACGTTTCGTCGAGCGCGAAATCTTGCCGGACATCGACCAGTGGGAAGAAGCCGAAAGCTTTCCCCGCGAGCTCTACCTCAAGGCCGGCGCGGCGGGGATTCTGGGGATCGGTTATCCCGAAGCCCTGGGCGGCAGCCACGAAGGTGATCTGTTCGCCAAGGTCGCCGCCAGCGAAGAGCTGATGCGCTGTGGCTCCGGCGGTGTGGTGGCGGGGCTCGGCTCGCTGGACATCGGCCTGCCGCCGATCCTCAAGTGGGCCAGGCCTGAAGTCCGCGATCGCGTTGTGCCGCAGGTGCTTGCCGGCGAGAAGATCAGCGCCCTGGCCGTTACCGAGCCCAGTGGTGGCTCCGACGTCGCCAATCTGCAAACCCGCGCCGTGCGTGACGGCGACTTCTACCGCGTCTGCGGCAGTAAAACCTTTATAACCAGCGGCGTCCGCGCGGATTTCTACACCGTCGCGGTGCGCACCGGTGCGCCGGGGTTCGGTGGCATCAGCCTGCTGTTGATCGAGAAGGGCACGCCTGGTTTTACCGTCGGCCGTCAGTTGAAGAAAATGGGCTGGTGGGCGTCGGACACCGCCGAGCTGTTCTTCGACGATTGCCGGGTGCCGGTAGGCAATCTGATTGGTGCCGAAAACATGGGCTTCGCCTGCATCATGGGCAACTTCCAGAGCGAACGCCTGGCGCTGGCGCTAATGGCCAACATGACCGCGCAACTGGCGCTGGAAGAAAGCCTGAAATGGGCTCACCAGCGTGAAGCATTCGGTAAGCCCATCGGCAAGTTTCAGGTGCTCAAGCATCGCCTTGCCGAAATGGCCACGGCGCTGGAGGTGTCACGGGAATTCACCTACCGCCAGGCGGCGAAAATGGCGGCGGGGCAGAGTGTGATCAAGGAGATTTCCATGGCCAAGAATTTTGCGACTGACACGGCTGACCGGATTACTACGGATGCGGTGCAGATTTTGGGTGGCCTCGGTTATATGCGCGAGAGCCTGGTGGAGCGGCTGTACCGCGATAACCGGATTTTGTCGATCGGTGGGGGGACGCGGGAAGTGATGAACGAGATCATCAGCAAGCAGATGGGGCTCTAA